The window TTCCTCCACCGGCACACGAGGCAGAGGGGGCAGCCCCAGCTCAGCACGCATGCGTTCGGTGGCGCTGGTCACGCTGGCCGTCAGACCCTGCTCCTTCACACTGTTGACCATTGAGGCCACCTTCTGGGGGGCATGCTCCTTCGCGCGCGCGAGGTTTTTCAGCGCGATGATTACCTCTACCGGGCGCACGTCCTGGGGGCAGCGCTCGTAGCAGTTGTAACAGTTGGTGCAGAGCCAGATGACCGAGTCCTCGCCGAGCAGCTCCTCCTCCAACCCCATGATGCTCTTGAGCATGATCATGCGCGGGTTGAAGCGCGGCGAGTAGCGCGCCGCCGGGCAGTCCCCCACGCACGCGCCACATTGGAAACAGTAACTGTGCATCTCGCCGCCCAGCACGGCGTTGAGCTTGTCGCGGAATCCAAACGCGATAGTAGGCATCAGGCTACTCCTTTGCCGCGGCCTTGCGCTTCCGTGGTGACCCGGCACCAGATGCCGCCCTCTGCTCCCCCCTGCTCGCCAATAGCTTCATCCCGTACTCGTAACCAGTCTCAAACGCCTTGCGATTGATCTCCTCGGTGCCCTTGGGAATGGAACTGAGCACCGCCTTCTCCATCGCCTCCTTGCTCACGGTGTTGGTCACGGCGGTGAAAAAGCCCAGCATGACGATGTTAAGCACAATCCTCCTGCCCAGCTGCTCTGCCAAGCGGGTGGCCGGCACGGCGTACATGCGGATGTTGTCCCGGGGCGGCTTGGCCTTGACCAAGTCCTCCTCGATGAGGAGCAGCCCATTGGGGTCCAATTCCGGCTCGAACTTGGTATAGGCCTCTTGCGACATGGCGATGAGAATGTTGGGCGTGCGAATGTAGGGGTAATGGATGGGCTCGTCCGAACAGATAACCTGGGCGCTGCAGGCACTGCCACGTGCCTCAGGGCCAAAACTCTGCGTGAGCGTGGCATGCTTCTTCTCAAAAATCGCGGTGGCCTTCCCGATGATGTAGCCGGCCAGGATGACTCCCTGCCCACCGTAGCCTGATACTCTGATCTCCGTGCGCATGGCGCGTGACTCCTTAGGTCGTGAGGCGGCCTCAGGCCGCTTTGGACTCGTCACTCTGAGCCGTCGCCGAAAACGCCCCCTGGTAGGGCACGAAGGCCTCTCCCAGCACCTTCTTCATGTGCTCGTTGTACGCCTCAAGAAACGTGGGACGCGTGGTGTCCACAAACTTGCCCACGATGATCTTTTGCTGAAAACCGATGTCCAGGTCCTTCGGATCTGCCCCGTGCCTGATTTCGCAATTGTCGTGGTAGAACTTCATCAAGTCCAAGCCGGTCCCCAGCCGGTTGCGCCGCGCGTAGAGGGTGGAGCATGGAGCAATTACCTCCACCACCGAGAAACCGGGCTTGAGCAGGGCCTCGGTCATCGCCCTGGTGAGGCGGCGGATATGGAGGGCTGTCCACCGCGCCACATAGACCGCCCCGCACGAGGCAGCCAGCAGAGGAATGTTGAAGGGCCGCTCAAAGTTCCCATAGGGCGAGGTTGAGCAGTTGGCCATCACCGGCGTGGTCGGACCTACTTGCCCACCGGTCATGGCGTAAATAAAGTTGTTCACGCAGATCACGGTGATGTCCATGTTTCGCCGTGCCGCGTGGATGAAATGGTTACCGCCAATGGCAATCAGGTCTCCATCGCCGCTGAACACGACCACCTTGAGCTCCGGATTGGCCAGCTTCAGCCCGGTGGCAAATGCAATTGCTCTCCCGTGCGTGGTGTGAAATGAGTCCAGCTTGACATAACCTGCCACCCTGCCGCTACAGCCAATCCCTGACACGACCGCCACTTTGTCCAGAGGCAGACCAGATTCCTTTAGGGCGTTGAGGAAGCACGCCACCGAGGTGCCTATGCCGCACGTAGGACACCAGATGTGCGGGATGCGATCCATGCGCAGGAATGGTTCCAAGGGGTGTTCGTGGCGCAGCTCGGGTTCGTGTACAACCGCTCCTTGCGTCATCGGGCCGCCTCCTCTATCACCTTGAGAATCTCCGAAGGTTCATGCACTCCGCCACCGCCGTGCGGAACCTGGTAACACGGCACTTTGCCATGCGCGCAGCGCTCCACTTCCAGGATTATCTGCCCAAAGTTGATCTCCGGCACCACAAAGGCCTTCACTTTTTCGGCAAGCTGGGCGATGCGCCGTTCCGGAAATGGCCACACCGTGACCAGCTTCAGGTCGCCGACCCTGATCCCCTCCTTGCGCGCCTCCGCTAAGGCAGCCTGCACCACTCGATTGGTAATGCCGTAGGAAACCACAACTACGTCGGCCTTATCGGTGCCATGCTCTTCGACGCGCACGATCTTGTCGGCGTTCTTGCGGATCTTGTCCACCAGGCGCCGCACCAGCTTGTTCTGCGCTTCGGCGCTCATCACCGGGTAGCCGCGCTCATCGTGAGTGAGGCCGGTACTGTGGATGCGGTAGCCATCACCGGCCTTGATGATTTCAGGTACCAGGTCCTCACAGGGTTCGTAGGGCAAGTACTGGCCCGGAGGTTTCTTGGTGTAGCGACGGGGTACCAGCTCGATCTCGTCGGCCTCCGGAATGACCACCTTTTCGGTCATGTGCCCCACACACTCATCCATCATCACAAGCACGGGCACGCGGTATTGCTCGGATAGATTAAACGCTTGGATGGTGAGGTCGAACGCCTCCTGGGGCGAGTTGGGGCAGAGGGCGATGATTTCATAGTCGCCGTGGGAACCCCAGCGAGCCTGCATCATATCCGCCTGCCCCACCATGGTGGGCAGGCCGGTCGACGGACCGCCGCGCTGCACGTTCACCACCACACAGGGCGTCTCCATCATGGCGGCCAGGCCGATGTTTTCCATCATCAGCGAAAACCCAGGCCCGGAGGTGACGGTCATCGCCTTGGCCCCTCCCCAGGCTGCCCCCACCACCGCCGCCATGGAGCCCAGCTCGTCTTCCATCTGAATGAAGATGCCGCCCACGTGCGGGAAGCGTTCCGCAATGCGTTCGGCCACTTCGGTGGACGGCGTGATGGGGTAGCCGGCAAAGAAGCGGCACCCTGCCGCCAATGCCCCCTCTGCACATGCGTGGTCGCCGTCCAGGTAGTGCTCGCCGGTCAGTACTCCTCTCGGGTCGGCCTTCACCGCTGTCCTCCTGCAATTGTCTTCTCCGGCCACCACGCGCGCCCTGGCTACGTGGTAGTCTCCTCGGCCCCCTCTTCCAACAGGACGCTAAAGATCGCAAACTCCGGGCAAATGGATTCGCAAAGGTCGCAGTTGACGCATTCGCCCGGTTTCTTCACGTACGGCGGGTGATAGCCCTTGGAGTTGAACTCAGCGGACAGCTCCAACACATCTTTGGGGCAGTATTCCACACAGAATCCGCACCCTTTACACCGCTCCTTGACGATGTAGACTGCCCCGCGCGGGACTTTCATCTTATCGGCATCTAAGGGCACGCGCCAGAACTGCATCCTTCCACCTCCTTGCACCAGGCTCAGTGTCCCAGCACCTGGGCCACCGTTTTGCCGATGGTGGCCGGGCTCTCGCACACGGTGACGCCCGCTTCGCGCAGTGCCGCCATCTTCTCCGCCGCAGTACCTTTGCCGCCGGCGATGATGGCCCCGGCATGTCCCATGCGCCTGCCTGGGGGCGCCGTACGCCCGGCAATGAAGCTGATGACCGGTTTGCTCATGCTTGTCTTCACAAAGGCGGCTGCCTCCTCCTCGGCCGTGCCGCCGATCTCACCGATGAGCACCACCGCATCGGTCTCTGGATCCTCCTCAAAAAGGCGCAAGGCATCCACAAAGGTGGTGCCAATGATGGGATCGCCCCCTATGCCAATACAGGTGGACTGGCCAATACCCAGGCTGGTCAGCTGCCAAACCGCCTCGTAGGTGAGCGTACCGCTGCGCGACACAACACCCACACGTCCTTCTCTGTGAATGGCCCCGGGCATGATGCCCAGTTTGCATTTACCCGGCGAAATGACCCCTGGGCAATTGGGACCCACCAGGCGCGTCTTGCGCCCTTGCAGGAACTGGTACACCTTCAGCATGTCCAGCGTGGGGATCCCCTCCGTGATGCAGACCACCAGCTCCAGCCCTGCGTCGGCTGCCTCCATGATGGCATCGGCCGAAAAGGCAGCCGGAACAAAGATTACCGACGCATTGGCCCCCTCCTTTTCCACTGCCTCGCGCACGGTGTCGAAAACCGGCACCTTCCCTTCCCACACCTGGCCGCCCTTGTCCGGAGTTACGCCTGCCACGATGTTGGTGCCGTACTCAAGCATTTGACGGGCATGAAAACTGCCCTCGCCTCCAGTAATCCCCTGCACCACTACCCGAGTGCTCTTATCTACCAGGATGCTCAATGCTGGTCCTCCCTGCTCTGCGTCTTCTCGCCGCTCTCTTCAATTCCGCATGACCTCGACCACCTTCTGCGCCGCCTCCGCGAAGCTGGTGGCCACCGCGAAGTTGAGTCCGGACGTGGCCAGCAACTCCGCGGCCTCCTTGGCGTTGGTCCCTTCCAGACGCACCACCAGCGGCACCCTGAGGTCGATCTTGCGCGCTGCCTCGATCACGCCCCTTGCCACGCGATCGCAGCGTACGATGCCGCCGAAGATGTTGATCAAGACCGCCTTCACCTTCTTGTCGGACAGCAGGATGCGGAAGCCGTTTTCCACCGTCTCCGCCGAGGCCCCGCCACCCACGTCCAGGAAGTTTGCCGGTTCGGCACCCGCCAGCTTGATGATGTCCATCGTGGCCATGGCGAGGCCTGCCCCGTTGACCATGCACCCCACCGTTCCGTCCAGGCGGATGTAGTTGAGGTCGTATTTGGTCGCCTCCACCTCCAATGGGTCTTCTTCATCCAAGTCGCGCAGCGCGAGCAAATCGGGATGACGGTACAGGGCGTTGTCATCCAGATTAATCTTTGCATCCAGCGCGAGCACCCGACCGTCGGTGGTCACTACCAGCGGGTTGATCTCCGCAAGGGAGCAGTCGTAGGTCATGTAGGCACTGGCTAGTGCGGTGAAGAAGCGCACCGCGTTCTTCAGCTGCTCCCCGTGCAAGCCTAAGCCGAAGGCTAACTTGCGCGCCTGGAACGGCTGCATGCCCACGCTGCGGTCGAGGTACTCTTTCAGGATCTTCTCCGGGCTTTCGGCCGCCACTTTCTCGATTTCCACCCCGCCTTCAGTGCTGGCCATGAACACGAGCGCGTTGCGCGCCCGATCCAACACGATACCCGCGTAGAGCTCCTGCGCAATGTCCAGTGCCTGTTCCACCAGTACCTTCCGCACCACCTTGCCTTCAGGCCCGGTCTGATGGGTGACCAGTGTCATGCCTAGCATCTTCGCCGCGGTAGCGCCCGCTTCGGTCCGCGGCACAACTCGTACCCCCCCTCCTTTTCCCCTCCCTCCTGCGTGAATCTGCGCCTTGACCACGACTTTGTCGCCGCCGATCTCATCGGCGATGCGCTGCGCCTCCTCCGCGGCAAAGGCCACGCCACCAGCCGGCACGGCCACCCCGCTCTTCTTCAACAACTCCTTGGCCTGGTACTCGTGAATCTTCATCCGTCCTCCGTCTGTCCTGCGACGCCCTCACCTGTTCCGAACCGCCATCCGAAAGTAGAAAAGCCAATCAGCGTGCAAAGGTTCCGCTCCTGCGGACACGCTAATTGGCTTGTAGCGTACCACTCCCACCTTCTGACCGGG of the candidate division KSB1 bacterium genome contains:
- the sucD gene encoding succinate--CoA ligase subunit alpha — its product is MSILVDKSTRVVVQGITGGEGSFHARQMLEYGTNIVAGVTPDKGGQVWEGKVPVFDTVREAVEKEGANASVIFVPAAFSADAIMEAADAGLELVVCITEGIPTLDMLKVYQFLQGRKTRLVGPNCPGVISPGKCKLGIMPGAIHREGRVGVVSRSGTLTYEAVWQLTSLGIGQSTCIGIGGDPIIGTTFVDALRLFEEDPETDAVVLIGEIGGTAEEEAAAFVKTSMSKPVISFIAGRTAPPGRRMGHAGAIIAGGKGTAAEKMAALREAGVTVCESPATIGKTVAQVLGH
- a CDS encoding 2-oxoacid:acceptor oxidoreductase family protein; amino-acid sequence: MRTEIRVSGYGGQGVILAGYIIGKATAIFEKKHATLTQSFGPEARGSACSAQVICSDEPIHYPYIRTPNILIAMSQEAYTKFEPELDPNGLLLIEEDLVKAKPPRDNIRMYAVPATRLAEQLGRRIVLNIVMLGFFTAVTNTVSKEAMEKAVLSSIPKGTEEINRKAFETGYEYGMKLLASRGEQRAASGAGSPRKRKAAAKE
- a CDS encoding 4Fe-4S dicluster domain-containing protein, with translation MPTIAFGFRDKLNAVLGGEMHSYCFQCGACVGDCPAARYSPRFNPRMIMLKSIMGLEEELLGEDSVIWLCTNCYNCYERCPQDVRPVEVIIALKNLARAKEHAPQKVASMVNSVKEQGLTASVTSATERMRAELGLPPLPRVPVEELRELM
- a CDS encoding 2-oxoacid:acceptor oxidoreductase subunit alpha gives rise to the protein MKADPRGVLTGEHYLDGDHACAEGALAAGCRFFAGYPITPSTEVAERIAERFPHVGGIFIQMEDELGSMAAVVGAAWGGAKAMTVTSGPGFSLMMENIGLAAMMETPCVVVNVQRGGPSTGLPTMVGQADMMQARWGSHGDYEIIALCPNSPQEAFDLTIQAFNLSEQYRVPVLVMMDECVGHMTEKVVIPEADEIELVPRRYTKKPPGQYLPYEPCEDLVPEIIKAGDGYRIHSTGLTHDERGYPVMSAEAQNKLVRRLVDKIRKNADKIVRVEEHGTDKADVVVVSYGITNRVVQAALAEARKEGIRVGDLKLVTVWPFPERRIAQLAEKVKAFVVPEINFGQIILEVERCAHGKVPCYQVPHGGGGVHEPSEILKVIEEAAR
- the sucC gene encoding ADP-forming succinate--CoA ligase subunit beta, which codes for MKIHEYQAKELLKKSGVAVPAGGVAFAAEEAQRIADEIGGDKVVVKAQIHAGGRGKGGGVRVVPRTEAGATAAKMLGMTLVTHQTGPEGKVVRKVLVEQALDIAQELYAGIVLDRARNALVFMASTEGGVEIEKVAAESPEKILKEYLDRSVGMQPFQARKLAFGLGLHGEQLKNAVRFFTALASAYMTYDCSLAEINPLVVTTDGRVLALDAKINLDDNALYRHPDLLALRDLDEEDPLEVEATKYDLNYIRLDGTVGCMVNGAGLAMATMDIIKLAGAEPANFLDVGGGASAETVENGFRILLSDKKVKAVLINIFGGIVRCDRVARGVIEAARKIDLRVPLVVRLEGTNAKEAAELLATSGLNFAVATSFAEAAQKVVEVMRN
- a CDS encoding 4Fe-4S binding protein, translated to MQFWRVPLDADKMKVPRGAVYIVKERCKGCGFCVEYCPKDVLELSAEFNSKGYHPPYVKKPGECVNCDLCESICPEFAIFSVLLEEGAEETTT
- a CDS encoding 2-oxoacid:ferredoxin oxidoreductase subunit beta, with amino-acid sequence MTQGAVVHEPELRHEHPLEPFLRMDRIPHIWCPTCGIGTSVACFLNALKESGLPLDKVAVVSGIGCSGRVAGYVKLDSFHTTHGRAIAFATGLKLANPELKVVVFSGDGDLIAIGGNHFIHAARRNMDITVICVNNFIYAMTGGQVGPTTPVMANCSTSPYGNFERPFNIPLLAASCGAVYVARWTALHIRRLTRAMTEALLKPGFSVVEVIAPCSTLYARRNRLGTGLDLMKFYHDNCEIRHGADPKDLDIGFQQKIIVGKFVDTTRPTFLEAYNEHMKKVLGEAFVPYQGAFSATAQSDESKAA